One genomic window of Solanum stenotomum isolate F172 chromosome 9, ASM1918654v1, whole genome shotgun sequence includes the following:
- the LOC125876020 gene encoding pentatricopeptide repeat-containing protein At5g65560-like, whose amino-acid sequence MVKPLKPIFLYSLNPHRRSKFRGFTYLGRLQFTSKPDLFDQSESIQTEESKRLLFIVSKVSDILSNPRLQWQTNGELQSLSSILRPPHVAKLVEIHENTEVALQFFYWVSKRHFYKHDRNCYVSMLNRLVFDKKFAPADHVRILMIKGCRNQEEMKWVIEYLSELSRKGLGYTLYSFNTLLIQLGKFEMVEAAKSAYQEIMSSGTVPSLLTFNTMINILCKKGRVEEAKMIMSHIYQRELSPDVFTYTSLILGHCRNRDLDAAFVVFDRMVQDGIDPNAATYTTLINGLCSEGRVDEAMDMLDEMIEKGIEPTVYTYTVPVSSLCAVGREKEAVDLVVNMRKRGCEPNVQTYTALISGLSQSGLLEVAIGLYHDMLRKGLLPTMVTFNILITELCRAKNIDRAFNIFRWIEAHGYKPNTITCNALIHGLCLVGNIERAMVLLSEMLKVGPAPTVITYNTLINGYLKRGFLGNAMRLLDLMKNSGCKADEWTYAELISGFCKRGKLDLASALFQEMIKNGLSPNKVNYTALIDGLSKEEKIDDALALLKRMEESGCSPGIETYNAIINGLSKKNRLLEVKRLCNKLAESELLPNVITYSTLIDGLCRNGETHLAFEILHDMERRNCMPNLYTYSSLIYGLCLEGQADKAESLLREMEKKGLAPDYVTYTSLIDGFVALDKLDHALLLLHQMVDKGCQPNYRTFGVLLKGLQKEHELISGKVSVKRETVYSSTASKKDVSIELLCTLLNRMSEIGCEPNEGTYCTLILGLYRDGKTYEADQLIEHMREKGFSPTSAAYCSLLVSYCNNLKVDAALEIFDSLIQQGFQPPLSIYQSLICALCRSSRLQEVEVLFENMLGKKWNNDEIVWTILIDGLLKERESELCMKLLHVMESKSCNISFQTYVILARELSKLDG is encoded by the coding sequence ATGGTAAAGCCCCTCAaacccatatttctctattcCTTAAATCCGCATCGAAGGAGCAAGTTCAGGGGTTTTACTTATCTGGGTCGTCTTCAATTTACATCAAAACCCGATCTTTTTGATCAATCTGAGTCCATACAAACAGAAGAAAGTAAGAGGCTTTTGTTTATTGTTTCTAAGGTGTCGGATATTTTGTCTAATCCGCGGCTGCAATGGCAGACAAATGGAGAGCTTCAGTCATTGAGCTCCATATTAAGACCCCCACACGTGGCAAAACTCGTTGAGATCCATGAAAATACTGAAGTAGCTTTGCAGTTTTTTTACTGGGTTTCTAAGAGGCATTTTTACAAACATGATAGGAACTGTTATGTTTCCATGTTGAATAGGCTTGTTTTTGACAAGAAATTTGCTCCTGCTGATCATGTGAGGATATTGATGATCAAAGGTTGTAGAAACCAGGAGGAAATGAAATGGGTTATTGAGTATTTAAGTGAACTTAGCAGAAAAGGTCTTGGGTATACTTTGTATAGCTTTAATACTTTGTTGATTCAATTGGGTAAGTTTGAGATGGTTGAGGCAGCTAAGAGTGCTTATCAAGAAATCATGAGCAGTGGAACGGTGCCAAGTTTATTAACTTTTAACACTATGATAAACATATTGTGCAAGAAAGGGAGAGTTGAAGAGGCCAAGATGATAATGAGTCATATTTATCAGCGGGAATTGAGTCCCGATGTGTTTACATATACATCTCTGATTCTGGGTCATTGTAGGAACAGGGACTTGGATGCAGCATTTGTGGTATTTGATCGGATGGTTCAGGATGGAATAGATCCGAATGCAGCAACTTATACTACTCTTATAAATGGACTTTGTTCGGAGGGGAGAGTCGATGAGGCTATGGATATGCTTGACGAGATGATTGAGAAAGGTATTGAACCCACTGTGTATACATACACAGTTCCAGTTAGTTCCTTGTGTGCAGTTGGACGTGAGAAAGAGGCTGTTGATCTTGTAGTGAACATGAGAAAGAGGGGATGTGAACCAAATGTCCAGACATATACAGCTCTAATTAGTGGACTGTCTCAATCTGGACTCCTTGAAGTGGCAATTGGATTGTATCACGACATGTTGAGAAAAGGTTTGCTCCCAACTATGGTTACATTCAATATATTGATAACTGAATTGTGTAGAGCAAAAAATATAGACAGAGCTTTTAATATTTTCCGTTGGATTGAAGCACATGGatacaaacccaacactataaCTTGCAATGCACTGATCCATGGATTATGCTTGGTTGGGAATATTGAAAGGGCAATGGTTTTACTCAGTGAAATGCTAAAGGTGGGTCCGGCTCCAACAGTGATTACTTATAATACCCTAATTAATGGCTACCTTAAACGGGGCTTTCTGGGCAATGCTATGAGACTGCTGGATTTGATGAAGAATAGTGGATGTAAAGCTGATGAATGGACTTATGCCGAACTTATTTCTGGTTTCTGCAAGAGGGGCAAGCTTGATTTAGCTTCGGCTCTCTTTCAGGAAATGATAAAGAATGGTTTAAGTCCAAACAAGGTAAACTATACAGCTCTAATTGATGGTCTCTCGAAGGAAGAGAAAATAGATGATGCACTTGCATTACTTAAAAGGATGGAAGAGAGTGGTTGCAGTCCAGGCATTGAAACTTACAATGCTATCATAAATGGTTTGTCCAAAAAAAACAGGCTTTTGGAAGTAAAAAGACTATGTAATAAGCTGGCAGAAAGTGAACTGCTCCCAAATGTAATCACCTACTCAACTTTGATTGATGGTCTTTGTAGGAATGGTGAAACTCATCTTGCATTTGAGATTTTGCATGATATGGAGAGAAGAAATTGCATGCCGAACCTGTACACTTACAGTTCGCTAATCTATGGCTTATGTCTTGAAGGTCAGGCTGATAAAGCAGAGAGCTTACTCagagaaatggagaaaaaagGATTAGCTCCTGATTATGTGACTTATACTTCACTAATTGATGGTTTTGTAGCATTGGATAAACTAGATCATGCACTTTTACTTCTTCACCAGATGGTTGATAAGGGTTGTCAACCAAATTATAGAACCTTTGGtgtattgttgaaaggattGCAAAAGGAACATGAGTTGATTTCAGGGAAGGTCTCCGTCAAGCGTGAAACAGTGTATAGTAGCACAGCTAGCAAGAAGGATGTTAGTATTGAGCTGTTATGTACTCTACTAAATAGAATGTCGGAAATTGGTTGTGAGCCGAATGAAGGCACATATTGCACTTTAATTCTTGGTCTGTATAGAGATGGTAAAACTTATGAGGCAGACCAGTTGATTGAACATATGAGGGAGAAAGGCTTCAGTCCTACTAGTGCAGCATATTGCTCTCTTTTAGTTTCTTATTGcaacaatttaaaagtggatGCTGCTTTGGAAATATTTGATTCATTGATTCAACAAGGTTTTCAACCTCCTTTGTCAATTTATCAATCACTCATTTGTGCTCTCTGTAGAAGTAGCCGACTACAAGAAGTTGAAGTGCTATTTGAAAACATGCTTGGGAAAAAGTGGAACAATGATGAGATTGTTTGGACCATCCTGATTGATGGTTTACTCAAGGAGAGAGAATCTGAATTGTGCATGAAGCTTCTTCATGTCATGGAATCCAAGAGCTGCAATATTAGTTTCCAGACATATGTCATCTTGGCAAGAGAATTGTCCAAACTAGATGGTTAA